A single window of bacterium DNA harbors:
- a CDS encoding amidohydrolase family protein, whose amino-acid sequence MRTILKGGVVVNLDGGPSTQQDLVIEGEQITSVGAAAAANGDSVVDVSGMHLLPGLVNCHVHLGWDGTHDLEMQANESPAVNAMKAVMNIHRHLSAGVTTIRDLGMNHANIDAKTAIDNGWAPWIRLFPNGRAICTTGGHTWWCCREADGIYGVRKAIREQFKAGATWIKIMGSHEEVQFTMDELRAMVEEAHQNGMMVTAHATFDEAISRVVDAGVDCVEHGGSMTPETIDKLVEKGVPIVTTFSPLVQQVKFGRDFGMTESDVERRKDQMADKSRFAGNVAAARAGIPIVFGTDAGSPVVPHYAIAEELKFMVEIGVCPDNLDALNSITRRGIKLLGLEDELGSLEAGKTADVVAVGGDPLASLDHMKDVRRVFVRGQMAFSSEGGYTQVGRDIEGMGTRWGPGPEIGYRRA is encoded by the coding sequence GTGCGCACAATTCTCAAAGGCGGAGTGGTCGTCAACCTCGACGGCGGGCCCTCCACGCAACAGGACCTGGTCATCGAAGGCGAGCAGATCACCTCGGTGGGCGCCGCCGCGGCCGCGAACGGCGACAGCGTGGTTGATGTCTCCGGCATGCACCTGCTGCCCGGGCTGGTGAACTGCCATGTTCACCTGGGGTGGGACGGCACCCACGACCTGGAAATGCAGGCCAACGAGTCGCCGGCCGTCAACGCCATGAAGGCGGTGATGAACATCCATCGCCATCTGTCTGCGGGCGTGACCACCATCCGCGACCTGGGCATGAACCACGCCAACATCGACGCCAAGACGGCCATCGACAACGGGTGGGCGCCTTGGATCCGTCTGTTCCCCAACGGTCGGGCGATCTGCACCACCGGTGGCCACACCTGGTGGTGCTGCCGGGAGGCCGACGGTATCTACGGAGTGCGCAAGGCCATCCGGGAGCAGTTCAAGGCGGGCGCCACCTGGATCAAGATCATGGGTTCCCACGAAGAGGTCCAGTTCACGATGGACGAGTTGAGGGCCATGGTGGAGGAGGCGCACCAGAACGGCATGATGGTGACCGCCCACGCCACATTCGACGAGGCCATCTCACGGGTGGTGGACGCCGGGGTGGACTGCGTTGAGCACGGCGGGTCGATGACGCCGGAGACCATCGACAAGCTGGTCGAGAAGGGGGTTCCCATCGTCACCACCTTCTCCCCGCTGGTGCAGCAAGTGAAGTTCGGTCGGGACTTCGGGATGACCGAGTCCGACGTGGAGCGCCGCAAGGATCAGATGGCCGACAAGAGCCGCTTCGCCGGCAACGTGGCCGCGGCCCGGGCGGGGATCCCGATCGTGTTCGGCACCGACGCCGGAAGCCCCGTGGTGCCGCATTACGCCATCGCCGAGGAACTCAAGTTCATGGTCGAGATCGGGGTCTGCCCGGACAATCTCGACGCGCTGAACTCGATCACACGCCGCGGCATCAAGCTGCTCGGTCTCGAGGACGAGTTGGGAAGTCTCGAAGCCGGCAAGACCGCCGATGTGGTGGCCGTCGGAGGCGATCCGCTGGCGTCGCTGGACCACATGAAGGATGTCAGGCGGGTCTTCGTGCGCGGGCAGATGGCGTTTTCGTCCGAGGGTGGCTACACCCAGGTCGGTCGGGACATCGAGGGCATGGGCACTCGCTGGGGTCCCGGACCCGAGATCGGTTACCGCAGGGCCTAG
- a CDS encoding pyridoxal phosphate-dependent aminotransferase, which yields MSQSTLRQRLAERTLRIRGGHESPYFQIMRRVEGRDDIIRLVRGEPDIPTPQHIIDAAKRCLDTGHVGYTPPGGMIELREAIARKFKEDNNLEYDAASEVLVTAGAQESMAVSLQTLLDPGDEVLLATPHYMAYPANIIMAGGRIVYVDTVEEEDFELKPEAIEAAITERTKLLVLVTPNNPTAGVITAETLSAIADVVRAHPGLVVISDELYEKVVYDGFEHISFATLPDMWDRTITINGFSKAYSMTGFRVGYMAGPADYILAATEPRHSLSISTSLPSQHGALAALEGPQDFMAEMMEEYHVRRAMMRDAFDELGVTYGEPKGGFYFFANISGSGLDAVEFADKAVDYGILFSPGNVFAEGARKYIRISYLAPRDQLAEALERFGRLWNDCRSGR from the coding sequence ATGAGCCAGAGCACACTGAGACAAAGGCTGGCGGAGCGCACCCTGCGGATCCGGGGTGGCCACGAGTCGCCCTACTTCCAGATCATGCGGAGGGTCGAAGGCCGTGACGACATCATCCGCCTGGTGCGGGGGGAGCCGGATATTCCGACCCCTCAGCACATTATCGACGCCGCCAAACGATGTCTGGACACCGGACATGTCGGCTACACGCCTCCGGGCGGGATGATCGAGCTCCGGGAAGCCATCGCCCGCAAGTTCAAGGAGGACAATAACCTCGAGTACGACGCCGCTTCCGAGGTCCTGGTGACCGCCGGGGCGCAGGAATCCATGGCGGTCAGCCTCCAGACGCTCCTGGATCCCGGCGACGAGGTCCTGCTCGCTACCCCCCATTACATGGCCTACCCGGCCAACATCATCATGGCGGGCGGGCGCATCGTCTACGTGGACACGGTCGAGGAGGAGGACTTCGAGCTCAAGCCCGAGGCCATCGAGGCAGCGATCACCGAGCGCACCAAGCTGCTGGTGCTCGTGACCCCCAACAATCCCACCGCCGGCGTGATCACCGCCGAGACGCTTTCGGCGATCGCCGACGTGGTGCGGGCCCATCCCGGCCTGGTAGTGATCTCGGACGAGCTCTACGAGAAGGTGGTGTACGACGGGTTCGAGCACATCTCCTTCGCCACCCTGCCGGACATGTGGGACCGGACCATCACCATCAACGGCTTCTCCAAGGCCTACAGCATGACCGGCTTCCGGGTGGGTTACATGGCGGGTCCGGCCGACTACATCCTGGCCGCGACGGAGCCGCGCCACTCCCTCAGCATCTCGACCTCCCTCCCTTCCCAGCACGGCGCCCTGGCCGCGCTGGAGGGGCCACAGGACTTCATGGCCGAGATGATGGAGGAGTACCACGTGCGCCGGGCGATGATGCGGGACGCCTTCGACGAGTTGGGCGTCACCTACGGGGAGCCCAAGGGCGGCTTCTACTTCTTCGCCAACATCTCCGGCTCGGGGCTGGACGCGGTCGAGTTCGCCGACAAGGCGGTGGACTACGGGATCCTTTTCTCACCGGGCAACGTATTCGCCGAGGGCGCACGTAAGTACATCCGGATCTCCTACCTGGCGCCGAGGGATCAGCTGGCCGAGGCTCTCGAGCGCTTCGGGCGGCTCTGGAACGACTGCCGGAGCGGCCGATGA
- a CDS encoding M24 family metallopeptidase, which translates to MTHVPVTHITSDAERARRYAALREAMAGAGMDAFVICSRGDEFVRGRVQYVSDIFQWAGRGFVVLPMKGEASFVADPLWGTGYAMQGMWLDDYRQPDDAGTEIGAILSDHGLATGTIGIVGLADITSVADYNSMRSALPNANWVDATDLFDDVRAIKSQEEIDSTIETGNIMRRVFNALEAEIRPGVQEVDVLSEAHRLARQLGCMEGIALMGRAPFRCFGPGTRGVIEKDDVMVIDLEWGGPLGYWVEVRRVYSFKAPNDEQKAFWEMRVESFEACVQAMKAGEDSDTVLDARDRVYDKYGYDARDANSYTAHGIGIDSLEPPWVPGKRRIMEENMMINLHPAIGGFSDAETGARLGGISIADNVLVGPDGGTRMVDQADEWIVLDA; encoded by the coding sequence ATGACTCATGTCCCCGTAACCCACATCACCTCGGATGCCGAGCGCGCCCGCCGTTACGCCGCCCTTCGAGAGGCCATGGCCGGCGCCGGAATGGATGCGTTCGTTATCTGTAGCAGGGGCGACGAGTTCGTCAGGGGGCGGGTCCAGTATGTGAGCGACATCTTCCAGTGGGCCGGTCGCGGCTTCGTGGTCCTCCCGATGAAGGGCGAGGCCAGCTTCGTGGCGGATCCGCTGTGGGGGACCGGCTACGCCATGCAGGGCATGTGGCTGGACGACTACCGCCAGCCCGACGACGCCGGCACGGAGATCGGGGCGATCCTCTCCGACCATGGACTCGCCACCGGCACCATCGGGATCGTCGGTCTGGCCGACATCACCTCGGTGGCCGACTACAACAGCATGAGGAGCGCCCTCCCCAACGCCAACTGGGTTGATGCGACCGATCTCTTCGATGACGTACGGGCCATCAAGAGCCAGGAGGAGATCGACTCCACCATCGAGACCGGCAACATCATGCGCCGGGTGTTCAACGCGCTGGAGGCGGAGATCCGCCCGGGCGTCCAGGAGGTGGACGTGCTCTCCGAGGCCCACCGGCTGGCTCGCCAATTGGGCTGCATGGAGGGAATCGCTCTGATGGGACGTGCCCCCTTCCGCTGCTTCGGCCCCGGTACGCGTGGCGTGATCGAGAAGGACGACGTGATGGTCATCGACCTGGAGTGGGGCGGGCCGCTCGGCTACTGGGTCGAGGTTCGCCGGGTGTACAGCTTCAAGGCCCCCAACGATGAGCAGAAGGCCTTCTGGGAGATGCGGGTCGAGAGCTTCGAAGCGTGCGTGCAGGCGATGAAGGCGGGCGAGGACTCCGACACCGTCCTCGACGCCCGCGATCGGGTCTACGACAAGTACGGGTACGACGCCAGGGACGCCAACTCCTACACCGCACACGGTATCGGCATCGACTCGCTGGAGCCCCCGTGGGTGCCCGGCAAGCGCCGCATCATGGAAGAGAACATGATGATCAACCTCCACCCCGCCATCGGCGGCTTCTCGGACGCCGAGACGGGCGCCCGGTTGGGTGGCATCAGCATTGCCGACAACGTTCTGGTCGGTCCCGACGGCGGTACGCGCATGGTCGACCAGGCCGATGAATGGATCGTCCTCGACGCCTAG
- a CDS encoding carboxymuconolactone decarboxylase family protein — protein MARIELIDGKDGLDRGQARLFDWIVGSRGELVRPFQVLLHVPEQAEHIARLGHLVRFESGLDGADRELAILATGRAHGCDYVWDTHVDLARREGTSPAAIAHLDGEVGDLAPREAAILDMVGELCSASSLSASAFARVESHLGPEGVVELSILVGYYTLLGYAMASFDVCGSRSEA, from the coding sequence ATGGCACGGATCGAGCTGATCGACGGGAAGGATGGGCTCGACCGGGGCCAAGCTCGGCTGTTCGACTGGATCGTGGGGAGCAGGGGCGAGCTGGTGAGGCCCTTCCAGGTGCTGCTACATGTCCCCGAGCAGGCGGAGCACATCGCTCGGCTCGGGCACCTGGTCCGCTTCGAGTCGGGCCTGGACGGCGCCGACCGGGAACTGGCCATCCTCGCGACCGGCCGGGCGCACGGCTGTGACTACGTCTGGGACACGCACGTGGACCTGGCGCGCCGCGAAGGGACGAGCCCCGCGGCGATCGCCCACCTCGACGGCGAAGTGGGGGACCTGGCGCCGAGAGAGGCCGCCATCCTGGACATGGTCGGGGAGCTCTGCTCGGCGTCATCCTTGTCAGCGTCGGCGTTCGCCCGCGTGGAGTCCCACCTCGGTCCTGAGGGCGTGGTTGAGCTCAGCATCCTGGTCGGCTACTACACCCTGCTGGGCTACGCCATGGCATCGTTCGACGTGTGCGGCAGCCGTAGTGAAGCGTGA
- a CDS encoding dihydroorotase family protein, producing MLDLRIVGGVVVSDGHSRPADVGLEGDRIIEVAPQGGLGPARGEMDASGLLVIPGAVDAHFHCRAPSHPERATFGSESRAAAASGVTTLFEMPISNPPCSTPEAFEMRRELGEAESLIDFALYSGAGFSDPARAEAMAECGAIAFKLFTHHPPPERVDEFEGLCAGAPEFILECLRAVAGTGLRCAVHSESQQMIELFREELDRYGHPSRPPLVEAVAVGLVATIARELGAPAHIVHITSRLAMEEVQAAQALGADLSAESCPHYLLLDESAIPEFGNFVKVAPPLRPLEDLDYLWEALADGSLSVVASDHAPFTPEEKAAAAYANSGQGIPSLEMLVPAMLDAGLTGRIPLARAVDVMTANPAKLYGIYPRKGTVSVGSEADLVLVDPEASRTVRSSEFLARSGKSALAYDGMELRGKVLTTLSRGRTVFEAGRVIGESGGRLVRPDGPPQHVREVQGAG from the coding sequence ATGCTCGATCTGAGGATCGTCGGCGGCGTCGTGGTGAGCGACGGGCACTCCCGTCCGGCCGACGTCGGCCTGGAGGGGGATCGCATCATTGAGGTCGCCCCCCAGGGCGGCCTCGGCCCCGCTCGCGGGGAGATGGACGCCTCGGGTCTGCTGGTCATTCCCGGTGCGGTGGATGCCCACTTCCACTGCCGGGCGCCCAGCCATCCCGAGCGGGCCACCTTCGGGTCCGAGTCCCGGGCGGCGGCAGCCTCCGGGGTGACCACCCTGTTCGAGATGCCGATCTCCAACCCGCCATGCAGCACTCCAGAGGCCTTCGAGATGCGCCGTGAACTGGGGGAGGCCGAGAGCCTGATCGATTTCGCCCTCTACTCGGGTGCAGGATTCAGCGACCCGGCCCGGGCGGAGGCGATGGCCGAGTGCGGGGCGATCGCGTTCAAACTGTTCACCCACCATCCGCCTCCGGAGCGGGTAGACGAGTTCGAGGGTCTTTGCGCAGGAGCGCCCGAGTTCATCCTCGAGTGTCTCCGCGCGGTGGCGGGCACCGGACTGAGGTGTGCCGTTCACTCTGAAAGCCAGCAGATGATCGAACTCTTCCGGGAGGAGTTGGACCGGTACGGACACCCGTCCCGCCCGCCCCTGGTCGAGGCTGTAGCGGTTGGCCTGGTGGCAACCATCGCCAGGGAGTTGGGGGCGCCCGCCCACATCGTTCATATCACCTCCCGCCTGGCCATGGAAGAGGTCCAGGCGGCCCAGGCGCTGGGAGCCGACCTTTCCGCCGAGTCGTGCCCCCACTACCTGCTGCTCGACGAGTCGGCGATTCCGGAGTTTGGCAACTTCGTGAAGGTAGCCCCTCCCCTCCGCCCGTTGGAGGATCTCGACTATTTGTGGGAGGCGCTGGCAGACGGATCGCTCTCGGTGGTGGCGTCGGACCATGCTCCGTTCACGCCGGAAGAGAAGGCTGCCGCCGCCTATGCGAACTCCGGACAGGGGATTCCCTCCCTGGAGATGCTGGTTCCCGCGATGCTGGATGCCGGCCTGACCGGGCGTATCCCGCTCGCCCGAGCGGTGGACGTGATGACCGCCAACCCGGCCAAGCTGTACGGCATCTATCCCCGCAAGGGCACCGTCTCAGTGGGATCGGAGGCCGACCTGGTGCTGGTGGATCCCGAGGCCAGCCGCACCGTCCGTTCATCCGAGTTCCTGGCCCGCTCGGGCAAGAGCGCCCTGGCCTACGACGGGATGGAACTCAGGGGCAAGGTGCTCACCACCCTCTCACGGGGACGTACCGTGTTCGAGGCCGGCCGGGTGATAGGGGAAAGCGGGGGGCGGTTGGTCAGGCCGGACGGCCCTCCCCAACACGTCCGCGAGGTCCAGGGCGCCGGTTAG
- a CDS encoding adenosine deaminase, protein MSPEQSRPVSSPTFDRLRQAPKVVLHDHLDGGLRPSTIVELARETGYRGLPTHDPGELAALIQEGARRRSLELYLEMFRHTLGVMQTGRAVYRVAAECAQDLASDNVVYAEVRFAPELNTEGGLSLDRVVEAALAGFRDGSEGRGIRIGLLLCTMRTASRSLEIAELVLKYRDRGVAGFDIAGAEAGHPPSDHLPAFDLLRRAGMPYTIHAGEADGLDSIREAVRTCGARRIGHGIRILDDIGEDGAPGSLAAELRDRKMPLEQCPTSNVHIGAVPSITAHPIGRLLDLGFRVTVNTDNRLMSGVSLTGEFDRCCQAFGWSWPEVHRLTTNAMEGAFLPADQHREIISQVIDPWYATPPD, encoded by the coding sequence ATGTCCCCGGAGCAGTCTCGACCTGTCAGTAGTCCGACCTTCGACCGGCTGCGGCAGGCGCCGAAGGTGGTACTCCATGACCATCTCGACGGCGGCCTGCGGCCTTCCACCATCGTCGAGCTGGCGAGGGAGACCGGCTATCGGGGCCTTCCCACCCACGACCCGGGGGAGCTGGCGGCTCTGATCCAGGAAGGCGCCCGCCGCCGAAGCCTGGAGCTCTACCTGGAGATGTTCCGCCACACCCTCGGTGTCATGCAGACGGGTCGGGCTGTTTACCGGGTGGCGGCCGAGTGCGCCCAGGACCTGGCCAGCGACAACGTGGTGTACGCCGAGGTCAGGTTCGCTCCCGAGTTGAACACGGAGGGTGGTCTGTCTCTCGACCGGGTGGTCGAGGCCGCGCTGGCCGGATTCCGAGACGGGAGCGAGGGTCGGGGCATCCGGATCGGCCTGCTCCTCTGCACCATGAGGACCGCTTCCCGCAGTCTCGAGATCGCCGAGTTGGTGTTGAAGTATCGGGATAGGGGAGTGGCGGGGTTCGACATCGCCGGTGCCGAGGCCGGTCATCCGCCCTCCGATCACCTGCCCGCCTTCGATCTGCTGCGCCGGGCGGGAATGCCCTACACCATCCACGCGGGTGAAGCGGACGGCCTCGACTCGATACGGGAGGCTGTTCGCACCTGCGGGGCCCGGCGGATCGGCCATGGAATCAGGATCCTGGACGACATCGGAGAGGATGGTGCCCCGGGTTCGCTCGCCGCCGAACTGCGCGACCGGAAGATGCCGCTCGAGCAATGCCCGACTTCCAACGTTCACATCGGCGCCGTCCCGTCGATCACGGCCCATCCGATCGGCCGGCTCCTCGACCTGGGCTTCCGCGTGACCGTGAACACGGACAACCGGCTGATGAGCGGGGTCTCGCTGACGGGCGAGTTCGACCGTTGCTGCCAGGCCTTCGGCTGGTCCTGGCCCGAGGTGCACCGGCTGACCACCAACGCCATGGAGGGCGCCTTCCTCCCGGCTGACCAGCACCGGGAGATCATCAGTCAAGTCATCGACCCCTGGTACGCCACCCCGCCCGACTAA
- a CDS encoding cupin domain-containing protein, producing MVAETDRVRILRDEEDAPELPIVEHGGRAWVVVWPGLDAHLRSIHHIALEPGGRTVQLEHPMESVYYAMSGEVTAADNSFDHRLDLPTGAMAHIGPDTRYVFEAGPDGAELIGGPCPADERLYSHLEYERRPGPPQPAGGRRLAARGIRIFHRDQPTAMVPMIARDARLIVWAGVGAYDANMNYVDMQAGERNKDHVHAESEDTIYILDGKGSIEDLTNGLRLEFEAGDVVHVPVGIWHAVSGDRDDHIESVGGPCPADWNMLRIAGLMPDGPLGQRRQE from the coding sequence ATGGTCGCTGAAACCGACCGCGTCCGCATCCTCCGGGATGAGGAGGATGCTCCCGAACTTCCCATCGTCGAGCATGGCGGCCGAGCCTGGGTGGTGGTCTGGCCGGGCCTGGACGCCCATCTGCGCTCCATACACCACATCGCCCTGGAGCCGGGCGGGCGAACCGTCCAGCTCGAGCACCCGATGGAATCCGTCTACTACGCCATGTCCGGCGAAGTGACGGCGGCGGACAACTCCTTCGACCACCGGCTCGACCTCCCGACCGGGGCGATGGCGCACATCGGACCCGACACGCGATACGTTTTCGAGGCCGGTCCGGACGGCGCCGAACTGATCGGTGGTCCCTGCCCGGCTGACGAACGGCTCTACTCCCACCTCGAATACGAGCGGCGCCCGGGCCCGCCGCAGCCTGCGGGCGGCAGACGGTTGGCGGCCCGTGGCATCCGGATCTTCCACCGTGACCAGCCGACCGCCATGGTCCCGATGATCGCCAGGGATGCCCGTCTGATCGTCTGGGCCGGAGTCGGGGCCTACGACGCCAACATGAACTACGTGGACATGCAGGCCGGGGAGCGGAACAAGGACCATGTCCACGCCGAGTCCGAGGACACCATCTACATCCTCGACGGCAAGGGCAGCATCGAGGACCTGACCAACGGTCTCCGGCTGGAGTTCGAGGCCGGGGACGTGGTTCACGTGCCGGTCGGGATCTGGCACGCGGTATCGGGCGACCGTGACGATCACATCGAAAGCGTGGGCGGCCCGTGCCCGGCCGATTGGAACATGCTTCGGATAGCAGGGCTCATGCCGGACGGGCCGCTGGGCCAGAGAAGACAGGAGTAG
- a CDS encoding M24 family metallopeptidase gives MSTNAFDHRARRLALDAVLDEAGVDLVWLPIGADLEYLTGIQRRVPTFGDVNYAHGWVAGAFLAPGRDPAFILPRNYVEFDLPEGVPGEVVSVSEMDDGHALFSRVARSFPSPRTLAVGARTWASATMNLLEELRNPQLSNASRLVNRLRRIKSTEELELLRRACHVADGAMEETKARISSGVTELELAEEVNYHLLRLGSRTWSFDTAVWGMGPGDDRDANVRLSQQEVRPGVGLSFDFGAVVQGYCSDFGRTIRIGEPDDEYRHVYEVVMAAQQAGMKAARPGTKASEVHRATRQVIVDAGYGDWFRHRTGHCIGLDVHEEPFISPEDDTPLEAGMTFTIEPSVFWPGRVGVRVEDIILCTEEGGVKLNEHPTTMAVRD, from the coding sequence ATGAGCACGAACGCATTCGACCACCGCGCCCGGCGTCTCGCCCTTGACGCCGTGCTCGACGAGGCAGGGGTCGATCTGGTCTGGCTCCCTATCGGCGCCGACCTCGAGTACCTGACCGGCATCCAGCGGCGGGTACCCACCTTCGGTGACGTCAACTACGCCCACGGCTGGGTGGCCGGGGCCTTCCTGGCGCCCGGTCGGGATCCCGCCTTCATCCTCCCTCGCAACTACGTCGAGTTCGACCTGCCGGAAGGGGTTCCGGGCGAGGTGGTGAGCGTGAGCGAGATGGACGATGGGCACGCCTTGTTCTCGCGGGTGGCCCGGTCCTTCCCTTCACCGCGAACGCTGGCTGTCGGCGCGCGCACCTGGGCCTCAGCCACGATGAACCTCCTCGAGGAGTTGCGAAACCCGCAGTTGTCCAACGCCAGCCGCCTGGTCAACCGTCTGCGGCGGATCAAGAGCACCGAGGAACTGGAGTTGTTGCGCCGGGCCTGTCACGTGGCGGACGGAGCGATGGAGGAGACCAAGGCCCGTATCTCTAGCGGCGTCACCGAACTGGAACTCGCCGAGGAGGTCAACTACCACCTGCTCCGCCTCGGCTCCCGTACCTGGTCGTTCGACACCGCGGTGTGGGGAATGGGTCCCGGCGACGACCGGGATGCGAACGTCCGGCTCTCCCAGCAGGAGGTACGCCCGGGCGTGGGGTTGTCCTTCGACTTCGGCGCGGTGGTCCAGGGCTACTGCTCGGACTTCGGCCGTACCATCCGGATCGGCGAACCCGACGACGAGTACCGCCACGTCTACGAGGTGGTCATGGCCGCCCAGCAGGCCGGCATGAAAGCCGCCCGGCCAGGCACCAAGGCCTCCGAGGTCCATCGGGCCACCCGGCAGGTGATCGTGGACGCCGGGTACGGGGACTGGTTCCGGCACCGGACCGGCCACTGCATCGGCCTCGACGTCCACGAGGAGCCCTTCATCTCACCGGAGGACGACACCCCCCTCGAAGCCGGCATGACCTTCACCATCGAGCCGTCGGTCTTCTGGCCGGGCCGGGTTGGAGTCCGCGTCGAGGACATCATCCTCTGCACCGAGGAAGGCGGCGTCAAGCTCAACGAGCACCCCACCACCATGGCGGTCCGCGACTAA
- a CDS encoding hydratase — protein sequence MVNKVSIGLVQIGGEPLAVEENRDLTVRWTERAFNKGADIVVLPEMIIHGYAFDWRALAENAEPVDGPTVKQWTALAAEANGYVVGGFCERDGESLYNTAVAVGPDGTILHYRKTHLFANEKIAFHDGNLGFPVAHTRFGTIGLCVCYDLRFVEVVRLMALKGADLICVPTAWLPGYDKERWDADGMCPQGKGAVLQANLSQVYIACASQAGRHGKFDFLGSSILVDPYGKLASGPLPGSEDAISVTEVDLGAAKRAQVRGELIAPRADRRTDLYGIWEDGLRY from the coding sequence ATGGTCAACAAGGTCTCGATAGGTCTGGTCCAGATCGGGGGCGAGCCCCTGGCGGTCGAGGAGAACCGCGACCTCACCGTCCGGTGGACGGAGCGCGCCTTCAACAAGGGCGCCGACATCGTGGTGCTGCCCGAGATGATCATCCACGGCTATGCCTTCGACTGGCGGGCGCTGGCCGAGAACGCCGAACCGGTGGACGGGCCGACCGTCAAGCAATGGACCGCCCTGGCGGCCGAGGCCAACGGATACGTGGTGGGCGGGTTCTGCGAACGCGACGGCGAATCGCTGTACAACACGGCGGTGGCGGTAGGACCCGACGGAACCATCCTCCACTACCGCAAGACCCACCTGTTCGCCAACGAGAAGATCGCTTTCCACGACGGCAACCTCGGCTTCCCGGTGGCCCACACCCGGTTCGGAACCATCGGGTTGTGCGTCTGCTACGACCTCCGGTTCGTCGAGGTGGTACGGCTGATGGCACTGAAGGGCGCGGATCTGATCTGCGTTCCGACCGCATGGCTACCCGGTTACGACAAGGAACGCTGGGATGCGGACGGGATGTGTCCCCAGGGCAAGGGGGCGGTCCTCCAGGCCAACCTCTCCCAGGTCTACATCGCCTGCGCCTCCCAAGCCGGGCGTCACGGGAAGTTCGACTTTCTCGGCTCGTCGATCCTGGTCGACCCCTACGGCAAGTTGGCCTCCGGGCCGTTACCCGGCTCGGAGGACGCCATCAGCGTCACGGAGGTCGACCTGGGCGCAGCCAAGCGAGCCCAGGTGCGGGGCGAACTGATCGCTCCCCGGGCGGACCGCCGCACCGATCTCTACGGGATCTGGGAAGACGGTCTGAGGTACTAG
- a CDS encoding NAD(P)-dependent oxidoreductase, translating into MRVLITGAAGFFGRALVRAFALGGEHVVAADILPPGEFAPRSDTPNDRFEYVVLDVADPAAWSTEVTGEVDAIVHAAALTPSIQEAKEDPSKLVNVNLIGTLNALEFARSQNMGKFLFISSAGVYNQFDEETLTEADADGGFSLYGSAKLAAEIMLFRYADMFGFDAGAIRPTSMYGPAEEFRDTRPFVTQAKQLADAALDGVPVRVIGAEDRCDWVFVDDVAEGAHRFFSGGMNSRAFAFSSGDPIPFQNVLDAAVAAFGVVVDASAEMLVDATPDRATTISCDKARSELGWNPMGIEEGMRRYAELGG; encoded by the coding sequence ATGAGAGTATTGATCACCGGCGCAGCCGGGTTCTTCGGACGGGCCCTGGTCCGGGCGTTCGCCCTGGGTGGCGAGCACGTGGTGGCGGCGGACATCCTCCCGCCCGGCGAGTTCGCTCCCCGGTCGGACACCCCGAATGACCGTTTCGAGTACGTGGTGCTCGACGTGGCCGATCCGGCCGCCTGGTCCACCGAGGTCACCGGGGAAGTCGACGCCATCGTCCACGCCGCCGCCCTCACCCCGAGCATCCAGGAGGCCAAGGAGGATCCGTCCAAGCTGGTGAATGTCAACCTCATCGGCACCCTCAATGCCCTGGAGTTCGCCCGCAGCCAGAACATGGGCAAGTTCCTGTTCATCTCCTCCGCCGGCGTGTACAACCAGTTCGACGAGGAGACGCTCACCGAGGCGGACGCGGACGGGGGCTTCTCTCTCTACGGCTCGGCCAAGCTGGCCGCCGAGATCATGCTGTTCCGGTATGCCGACATGTTCGGTTTCGATGCCGGTGCGATCCGACCCACCTCGATGTACGGCCCGGCGGAGGAGTTCCGCGACACGCGTCCGTTCGTCACCCAGGCCAAGCAGCTGGCCGACGCCGCCCTGGACGGCGTGCCGGTGCGGGTCATCGGGGCCGAAGACCGGTGCGACTGGGTGTTCGTGGACGACGTCGCCGAGGGCGCCCATCGTTTCTTCTCCGGCGGTATGAACAGCCGCGCCTTCGCCTTTTCCTCCGGCGACCCGATCCCGTTTCAGAACGTGCTGGATGCGGCGGTGGCCGCCTTCGGCGTGGTGGTGGACGCCAGCGCCGAGATGCTGGTCGACGCCACTCCCGACCGGGCCACCACCATCTCCTGTGACAAGGCCCGTTCCGAGCTGGGATGGAACCCGATGGGAATCGAAGAAGGCATGCGCCGCTACGCCGAACTGGGTGGCTGA